In the Hordeum vulgare subsp. vulgare chromosome 7H, MorexV3_pseudomolecules_assembly, whole genome shotgun sequence genome, one interval contains:
- the LOC123409773 gene encoding uncharacterized protein LOC123409773, producing the protein MILSTFSPYRLPSVLTQNTLKIIFYHIAHHPTLAQHERSLTRPTQEKHRAFLANCPPIFSDDANEREREERRGETPPREEREPSAMGGGVMRTAAKVGLAGGAAAAAGRFRNVAPSFATAPAAEAAAAAPLLSAAGEVPAVAPAGSQWASWEVDDWEFADWRSESATSEADVAVVGGPRLVFAPPSREEAEEATAELREAIDRVYFPETPVEAVKEHDQELSKLGADALIPAMPGHVVQAFTLLKSSPEAQSVVASLASDKNVWDAVLKNERVMEFYRSHQQTLINTFPEGTDSTDSVESPEKFEEASTEYALPTASPFSDFVDNAKKTMIEMVDNITNFFQDLFHNPAEAEAGPGSSSKKHSFAEMAAGGSFMALAMAVILVVLFKRA; encoded by the exons ATGATCTTATCTACTTTCTCACCCTACCGCCTCCCTTcagtactcacacaaaacacccttaaaataatattttatcaCATCGCGCACCATCCCACACTTGCCCAACACGAGAGAAGCCTTACACGGCCCACCCAAGAAAAGCACAGGGCCTTTCTTGCAAATTGTCCCCCGATTTTTTCGGACGACGCAAAcgaaagggagagagaggagaggagaggcgagACGCCaccgagagaggagagagagccaTCAGCCATGGGAGGAGGCGTCATGCGCACCGCTGCGAAGGTCGGCCTCGCCGGGggcgccgcggcggcggcgggccgcTTCCGCAACGTCGCCCCGTCCTTCGCCACGGCCCCCGCCGCCGAGGCCGCCGCGGCGGCGCCGCTGCTGTCCGCGGCCGGGGAggtccccgcggtggccccggctGGGTCGCAGTGGGCGTCCTGGGAGGTGGACGACTGGGAATTCGCGGACTGGAGGTCCGAGTCGGCGACGTCCGAGGCGGACGTGGCGGTGGTCGGGGGCCCGAGGCTGGTCTTCGCCCCGCCGTCGCGGGAGGAGGCCGAGGAGGCCACCGCCGAGCTTCGGGAAGCTATTGACAG GGTTTATTTTCCAGAGACTCCAGTAGAAGCTGTTAAGGAACATGATCAAGAGCTTAGCAAGCTTGGAGCCGATGCATTAATTCCTGCTATGCCAGGACATGTAGTGCAGGCTTTTACATTGTTAAAATCAAGCCCGGAGGCTCAG AGCGTTGTTGCATCGCTTGCATCAGATAAAAATGTATGGGATGCAGTGTTGAAAAACGAGAGGGTTATGGAATTTTACAGGAGTCACCAGCAAA CTCTGATCAATACTTTCCCTGAGGGCACCGACTCTACTGACTCAGTAGAGTCACCGGAGAAATTTGAAGAGGCGTCCACAGAATATGCACTGCCCACTGCCTCACCTTTCTCGGACTTCGTGGACAATGCGAAGAAGACGATGATAGAGATGGTTGACAACATAACCAACTTTTTCCAAGACCTGTTCCACAACCCGGCGGAAGCTGAGGCTGGACCGGGCTCATCCTCTAAGAAGCATTCGTTTGCGGAGATGGCGGCTGGTGGATCTTTCATGGCtcttgccatggcggtcatcctagtTGTTCTGTTCAAGAGGGCATGA